A region from the Plasmodium berghei ANKA genome assembly, chromosome: 9 genome encodes:
- a CDS encoding WD repeat-containing protein, putative: protein MNINVKTFNTCFDNINLNLANLKNKNFKNGPDFSFFYEYAHDKTILSLSIDESGTYMATGSADHSIRIHNLKKLLTEKELYHKKCGHFDWVNKVFFTKRNEILSGGLDGKLCLWNTTYACKAPKVNKIMNCSEYIKQEKKVKEIKFKASSNTITCKEICAHHSTISDMKFNKQNEKCITSSYDKTLKIFDIKKFRELAIYKGSHSYPITSFLWLQNKIISADKNGTICVFDVETSQEILNAPNTHTGNVGALNYFYLYKNGCEDINARVMSDQSEMFDKSEAFDGDKNESHPLKIEDKYNKKKFNKSEQKRERLWKEKNVNIINSDNLFYNNNLNNDKIPLIITGGQRDGVIKIRDFRIFHKYVSCKKMHTGSINCIITYNLKNQTYIISCSADGYCYQFEIQGICSSLNNYLKKVYINEPILSAKYIGNHLILVGTAFGNLFLLNFSDCSKNELTKQEKQILNASNELNTDNNFHVIEKNNNQYNKTNDDILWGFGGCKKGGINCIECIYIYNSKNINPNEVEICNIIIGGDDGIPCLLSIPNSFI, encoded by the exons ATGAATATTAATGTAAAAACATTTAATACATGCTTTGATAACATAAACTTGAATTTAGcgaatttaaaaaacaaaaattttaaaaatggaCCTgatttttcctttttctATGAATATGCACATGATAAGACAATTCTTTCTCTTTCCATAGATGAAAGCG gAACTTATATGGCCACAGGAAGTGCTGACCATTCCATACGAATACACAAcctaaaaaaattgttaacGGAAAAAGAActttatcataaaaaatgcgGTCATTTTGATTGGGTAAATAAagtattttttacaaaaaggAATGAAATCCTTTCAGGTGGATTAGATGGAAAATTGTGTTTGTGGAATACCACATATGCATGCAAAGCTCCaaaagtaaataaaattatgaattgttcagaatatataaaacaagaaaaaaaagttaaagaaataaaatttaaagcATCTAGCAATACAATTACATGTAAAGAAATATGCGCACATCATTCAACAATTAGTGATATGaaatttaataaacaaaacGAAAAATGTATTACTAGTAGTTATGataaaacattaaaaatttttgatataaaaaaatttcgTGAACTAGCCATATATAAAGGTAGTCATTCATATCCAATAACTAGCTTTTTGTGGttgcaaaataaaattatatctgCTGATAAAAATGGCACTATATGTGTTTTTGATGTAGAAACTTCACAAGAAATCCTAAACGCTCCAAATACACACACTGGCAATGTAGGTGCTttaaactatttttatttatataagaaCGGCTGTGAAGATATTAATGCCCGTGTAATGTCTGATCAGTCTGAAATGTTTGATAAATCTGAAGCATTTGATGgagataaaaatgaatcaCATCCACTAAAAATCgaagataaatataacaaaaaaaaatttaataaaagcgaacaaaaaagagaaagattatggaaagaaaaaaatgtcaatattataaattcagataatttattttataataataatttaaacaaTGATAAAATTCCTTTAATAATAACAGGAGGGCAACGAGATGGTGTAATTAAAATTAGAGATTTTCGAATTTTCCATAAATATGTTAGTTGCAAAAAAATGCACACTGGCAGTATTAATTGTATTAtaacatataatttaaaaaatcaaacttatattatttcatgTTCAGCTGATGGTTATTGTTATCAATTTGAAATTCAAGGAATATGTTCTAGTttgaataattatttaaaaaaggtatatataaatgaaccTATATTGTCagcaaaatatattggaaatcatttaattttagtTGGAACCGCTTTTGgaaatttatttctattaaatttttctgattgctcaaaaaatgaattaacaaaacaagaaaaacaaattttaaatgcaagtaatgaattaaatacagataataattttcatgtaattgaaaaaaacaataatcAATATAACAAAACAAACGATGATATATTATGGGGTTTTGGAGGGTGTAAAAAAGGAGGAATTAATTGTATAgaatgtatttatatatataattccaaaaatataaatccaAATGAAGTAGAAATTTGCAATATTATAATAGGTGGAGATGATGGCATTCCCTGTTTATTGTCTATTCCGAATTCATTTATCTGA